A genome region from Anopheles stephensi strain Indian chromosome 2, UCI_ANSTEP_V1.0, whole genome shotgun sequence includes the following:
- the LOC118507914 gene encoding elongation of very long chain fatty acids protein-like — MNPDVISEPTSNGILDRVVKFFVDNQDERTKEWFLSGSITPLIMILVTYLYFCLYAGPRYMAKRKPFKLENVLIAYNAVQVLLSIVLVYEGIEGGWRKHYNYSCQPVDYSRNPVAMRMARAVWMYYMCKVVELLDTVFFVLRKKQNQVSFLHVYHHTLMPVCGFIGVKYFAGGHGTLLGVINSFIHVCMYAYYMLAAMGPKVQKYLWWKRYLTVMQIVQFIIVFFHTVQVQFQPTCGYPKSIAALLTLNAGLFIYMFSSFYVHSYIRKSNSASKRIAKTGEENNNQLECKPKDAVEANTRSAVEATGEVKKDL, encoded by the exons ATGAATCCCGACGTCATAAGTGAACCGACCAGCAACGGTATCCTGGACCGTGTGGTGAAATTTTTCGTTGATAATcaag ATGAGCGCACCAAGGAGTGGTTCCTGTCCGGATCGATCACCCCCCTGATCATGATCCTCGTGACGTACCTGTACTTCTGCCTGTACGCTGGTCCTCGCTATATGGCGAAGCGAAAGCCCTTCAAGCTGGAGAATGTGCTGATTGCGTACAACGCGGTGCAGGTGCTGCTCAGCATTGTGCTAGTGTACGAA GGAATTGAAGGCGGTTGGAGGAAACATTACAATTACTCCTGCCAACCCGTGGACTACAGCCGGAACCCGGTAGCAATGAGG ATGGCTCGTGCCGTTTGGATGTACTACATGTGCAAGGTCGTGGAGCTGCTCGACACGGTGTTCTTTGTACTGCGGAAGAAACAGAACCAGGTTTCGTTCCTGCACGTCTACCACCACACCCTGATGCCGGTCTGTGGCTTCATTGGCGTCAAGTACTTTGCCG GGGGTCACGGTACGCTGTTGGGCGTCATCAACTCGTTCATCCATGTCTGCATGTACGCGTACTACATGTTGGCCGCTATGGGCCCTAAG GTTCAAAAGTATCTGTGGTGGAAGCGTTATCTGACTGTGATGCAGATC GTCCAGTTCATTATCGTGTTCTTCCACACCGTGCAAGTGCAGTTCCAGCCAACCTGTGGCTATCCGAAATCGATCGCCGCCCTGCTCACACTGAACGCCGGCCTGTTCATCTACATGTTCAGCTCGTTCTACGTGCACTCGTACATCCGCAAATCAAACTCGGCCTCGAAGCGTATCGCAAAGACCGGCGAGGAGAACAACAACCAGTTGGAGTGCAAACCAAAGGACGCCGTCGAGGCGAACACGCGGTCGGCCGTCGAGGCGACGGGCGAGGTTAAGAAGGACCTGTAG